Proteins encoded together in one Chloroflexi bacterium ADurb.Bin180 window:
- the yocH gene encoding Cell wall-binding protein YocH precursor — translation MQWSAADQSRNVAGKRDWCLFDSRPTLLVTLVVVVALGWFYARTGTAVNLEIDGRLWRVRTHQGAVSALLREIGLPLRDEDVVVPALASALYDGQTVTVRRARQVLIDADGGLLTRLTHSRTIGQVLMEAGLTVGAYDVITMDGSATAMDGQLPERRWEPQRWPSVTNAAHSQRAASLPVRVKVQRAVPLSIRDESVETTVYSVSRTVGEELLKQGIVLYLGDRVQPMLGSLLTAGMNVEVERAKVVDLRVDGEQMRLRTQARDVAWLLTEANVHLHGQDYVVPGPDTEVTPGMLVRVVRVLEDWVQEAETIPYETVWRSDSGLELDQLRTDQTGTNGVRKRQVHFIYEDGVQKSREVVEEWVERQPTTKIISYGTKVVIRELETPDGVVRYWRKIRVLATSYSAATSGKTRDHPEYGITRLGWRARKGIIAVDPKVIKLRTNMYVPGYGAGIAGDTGGMIKGRWIDLCYEEDDLILWKKWLDVYLLEPVTPAAEINYLLPDTPRERR, via the coding sequence ATGCAATGGTCTGCAGCAGATCAATCTCGGAACGTGGCCGGCAAGAGAGATTGGTGTCTTTTCGACTCTCGGCCCACTCTGCTCGTAACCCTTGTCGTTGTCGTGGCACTGGGGTGGTTCTACGCACGAACTGGCACAGCCGTCAATCTGGAAATCGATGGCAGACTGTGGCGGGTGCGGACGCATCAGGGCGCTGTGTCGGCACTGCTGAGGGAAATCGGGCTGCCTCTGCGCGACGAGGATGTGGTCGTTCCCGCTCTGGCCAGTGCCCTCTACGATGGCCAAACGGTGACCGTGCGGAGGGCAAGACAGGTCCTGATTGATGCTGACGGAGGACTGCTTACTCGACTCACGCACAGCCGCACCATAGGCCAGGTCCTGATGGAAGCGGGGCTCACAGTGGGTGCGTACGATGTGATTACTATGGATGGCTCAGCTACCGCCATGGACGGACAGCTTCCTGAGCGGAGGTGGGAGCCACAGCGATGGCCATCGGTCACGAATGCTGCGCACAGTCAGAGGGCAGCTTCTTTGCCGGTTCGTGTCAAGGTGCAGCGGGCCGTTCCTCTCTCCATACGCGACGAGTCAGTCGAGACCACGGTCTACTCAGTCTCGAGAACGGTTGGCGAGGAGCTGTTGAAGCAGGGTATTGTACTCTACCTTGGTGATCGTGTTCAACCTATGCTGGGAAGCCTGCTCACCGCCGGGATGAATGTCGAGGTCGAGCGGGCCAAAGTAGTTGACCTGCGAGTTGATGGCGAGCAAATGCGGCTGCGTACGCAAGCTCGTGACGTGGCCTGGCTGCTCACTGAAGCCAATGTGCACTTGCATGGCCAGGACTATGTAGTGCCAGGCCCGGACACGGAGGTAACACCGGGAATGTTGGTGAGGGTCGTACGCGTACTGGAGGACTGGGTTCAAGAGGCGGAGACCATCCCCTATGAGACGGTGTGGCGCTCTGATTCCGGGTTGGAACTGGACCAACTCCGCACGGATCAGACCGGCACGAACGGAGTGCGTAAGAGGCAGGTGCATTTTATCTACGAGGACGGGGTGCAGAAGAGCCGTGAGGTGGTCGAGGAGTGGGTGGAGAGGCAGCCAACAACCAAGATCATCTCCTATGGCACCAAGGTCGTGATCCGGGAGCTTGAGACTCCCGATGGCGTGGTTCGTTACTGGCGCAAGATTCGGGTTCTGGCTACCTCCTACAGTGCGGCGACCTCGGGTAAGACCAGAGACCATCCTGAGTATGGGATTACGCGACTCGGCTGGCGTGCGCGGAAGGGCATCATCGCCGTTGACCCGAAGGTGATCAAGCTGCGGACGAATATGTATGTGCCAGGCTACGGCGCAGGTATCGCTGGTGATACCGGAGGGATGATCAAGGGACGTTGGATCGACCTGTGCTACGAGGAAGATGATCTAATACTGTGGAAGAAGTGGCTTGATGTCTACCTGCTCGAACCGGTGACGCCGGCAGCAGAGATCAACTACCTTCTGCCTGATACCCCGAGAGAGCGCCGCTAG
- the rsmA gene encoding Ribosomal RNA small subunit methyltransferase A — protein MNVKSQLRDLNVRPRKGLGQNFLVSRGVLDHIVDAAQVAAEDVVLEIGPGLGVLTRALAGRAKRVVAVEIDPVLVVNLREQLQDCGNVEIVGGDVLALDVPRLIMGDVLAMPSGGTYKVVANIPYYITSAVIRRLLEAKLKPSLIVLMVQKEVAQRITAAPGEMSLLSVSVQFYGTPRLVHHVPAGAFYPVPRVDSAILRIEPRADPRLDDSKVDGFFQVVRAGFGQKRKQLRNSLAQGLRLPASAIDQGMSNAALDPERRAQTLSVEEWIALYRALEVAKQGR, from the coding sequence ATGAACGTCAAGTCGCAGCTCCGCGACCTTAACGTGCGGCCACGGAAAGGCCTTGGTCAGAACTTTCTGGTCTCGCGGGGAGTTCTGGACCACATCGTCGACGCGGCTCAAGTCGCGGCGGAGGATGTGGTACTGGAGATCGGTCCGGGCCTGGGCGTGCTCACGCGTGCTCTCGCGGGTCGGGCAAAGCGCGTGGTGGCTGTTGAGATCGACCCGGTGCTCGTGGTCAACCTGCGTGAGCAACTGCAAGATTGTGGCAATGTCGAGATTGTCGGCGGGGATGTCCTGGCACTGGATGTGCCCAGGCTGATCATGGGGGACGTGCTGGCTATGCCTTCGGGCGGCACCTACAAAGTGGTTGCTAACATTCCCTACTACATCACCTCGGCCGTGATACGCCGTCTGCTTGAGGCCAAACTCAAACCGTCCCTGATCGTGCTGATGGTACAGAAGGAGGTGGCCCAGCGAATCACGGCCGCGCCCGGTGAGATGAGCCTGCTGTCAGTGAGCGTTCAGTTCTATGGCACGCCTCGTCTAGTGCATCATGTTCCAGCAGGGGCGTTTTACCCTGTACCCAGGGTGGACTCGGCAATCCTGCGTATTGAACCGCGGGCTGACCCAAGGCTGGACGACAGCAAAGTCGACGGCTTTTTCCAGGTGGTTCGGGCAGGGTTTGGCCAGAAGCGAAAGCAGTTGCGCAACTCGCTGGCGCAGGGCCTGCGCCTGCCAGCGTCGGCAATTGACCAGGGGATGAGCAATGCGGCACTCGACCCGGAGCGACGCGCTCAGACCCTGAGCGTGGAGGAGTGGATTGCCCTCTATCGCGCGCTCGAAGTAGCGAAACAGGGCCGTTAG
- the mop_1 gene encoding Aldehyde oxidoreductase, with amino-acid sequence MSKIALYVNGRACEVEVEPKTTLLEVLRDQLHLTGTKNGCNQGHCGACTVIINGKAVRSCTFLARRAEGARVRTIEGLAKEGKLHPLQRAFVEHGAIQCGFCTPGMIMSAVALLESNPSPSRQEILQALSHNLCRCTGYERIIAAIKSLMQPAPVAVPAVAAPLAVVGRPLPRPDAIAKATGAATFAADLSLPGMLFAKVLRSQYPHARLLGIDTTRAQACPGVVRILTHPDVPGRQNHGVVRPDWPVFASNKVRYLGDAIALVVAESERQAEEALQQIRVDYEPLPVIGRPEEALAAGAVAIHEDGNLLKHIVVTKGQVDEAFGPDLLVVEREYYVPSADHAFLEPEAALATVDEGGNVLVYVGSQIPFGDQQQIAASLDLPADQVRVIQTSVGGAFGGKEDIAGQIHVALAAWLLKRPVKLVYTRQESMIAHPKRHSARVHLKTAARPDGRVVAVQAEILGDAGAYASLSEPVMTRTATHAAGPYEIPNVAIDCKVAYTNNVPTGAFRGFGVPQSNFAIESQMDIMARELGISPLEIRRRNALRVGSATATGQVLRESVGLLQTLDQVETFVRQVDGQADILRPCGAPASPAVGPWVRAWGVASAYKNTGLGGGIPDSAGAVVELCPDCRVRVRAGAAEIGQGVVGVVAQIAAEELGVEYEQVDVLLADTALTPDGGATTASRQTFITGNAVRLAAGQVRHSLLSAASEELQVPPDSIILRNGRVTAGDRSISLASAINLAINEGRTLTAQAIYTAPPTVRLGEPGDAHIAFSFATQAAQVEVNTETGEVKVLRIVAAHDIGRVINPLALSGQIEGGVMMSLSLALFEEFKQVGGIPQATTLAKYHLAKAADKPEITVLFVEEPVSTGPYGAKGVGEITLIPTAAAITNAIFNATGGRIYSLPATPQRVLETLRR; translated from the coding sequence ATGTCGAAGATAGCCCTGTACGTCAACGGTCGTGCCTGCGAAGTCGAGGTTGAACCAAAGACGACTCTGCTTGAGGTGTTGCGCGACCAGTTACACCTGACAGGGACAAAGAACGGCTGCAATCAGGGGCACTGCGGTGCCTGCACGGTCATCATCAATGGCAAGGCCGTCCGGTCGTGCACCTTTCTAGCCAGGCGGGCCGAAGGCGCCCGGGTGCGCACCATCGAGGGCCTGGCCAAAGAGGGCAAGCTGCACCCACTGCAGCGGGCGTTTGTTGAGCACGGGGCAATTCAGTGCGGCTTTTGCACGCCCGGCATGATCATGTCCGCCGTGGCTCTGCTTGAGAGCAATCCTTCTCCATCACGCCAGGAGATCCTTCAGGCTCTTTCGCACAACCTCTGTCGCTGCACTGGCTACGAACGTATCATCGCCGCCATCAAGAGCTTGATGCAGCCTGCTCCGGTTGCCGTGCCTGCCGTGGCCGCACCTCTGGCTGTTGTAGGAAGACCTCTCCCAAGGCCTGACGCCATAGCCAAGGCCACTGGCGCAGCTACCTTTGCCGCTGACCTAAGCTTGCCAGGCATGCTTTTCGCGAAGGTGCTGCGCAGCCAGTACCCCCATGCTCGCCTACTGGGCATCGATACCACACGAGCACAGGCTTGTCCCGGTGTGGTGCGCATCCTCACGCACCCTGATGTCCCTGGTCGCCAGAATCACGGCGTAGTTCGTCCCGACTGGCCGGTGTTCGCCTCCAACAAGGTGAGGTATCTTGGCGATGCCATAGCTCTGGTTGTTGCCGAATCAGAACGCCAGGCAGAAGAAGCTCTTCAGCAAATCCGCGTCGACTATGAGCCGCTCCCTGTCATTGGCCGCCCTGAGGAAGCACTGGCAGCCGGCGCTGTGGCGATACACGAGGATGGGAACCTTCTCAAGCACATCGTGGTGACCAAGGGGCAGGTCGATGAGGCGTTTGGACCTGACCTCCTTGTTGTGGAACGAGAATACTATGTTCCCAGCGCGGATCACGCCTTTCTGGAGCCAGAAGCCGCCCTTGCTACCGTAGACGAAGGCGGCAATGTACTGGTCTACGTGGGTTCGCAGATTCCATTTGGCGATCAGCAGCAGATCGCTGCTTCGCTGGATTTGCCTGCTGACCAGGTGCGAGTGATCCAGACCAGCGTCGGTGGGGCGTTTGGCGGCAAGGAGGATATCGCCGGACAAATTCACGTCGCTCTGGCAGCGTGGCTGCTCAAGCGGCCAGTGAAACTCGTCTACACGCGCCAGGAATCCATGATCGCTCATCCCAAGCGCCATTCGGCCAGAGTGCATCTGAAGACGGCTGCACGCCCTGACGGCCGAGTTGTTGCGGTGCAGGCCGAGATCCTGGGCGATGCCGGGGCCTATGCCTCTCTCAGCGAGCCAGTGATGACCCGCACAGCCACCCATGCCGCGGGGCCGTACGAGATTCCGAACGTGGCTATCGACTGCAAGGTTGCCTACACCAACAACGTCCCTACTGGCGCCTTCCGCGGGTTTGGCGTGCCACAGTCCAACTTTGCCATCGAAAGCCAGATGGACATCATGGCCAGGGAACTTGGCATTTCGCCTCTGGAGATTCGACGGCGCAACGCACTACGAGTCGGCTCCGCGACTGCCACCGGGCAGGTGCTGCGAGAAAGCGTAGGCTTGCTGCAAACCCTGGATCAGGTCGAAACTTTTGTGCGCCAGGTCGATGGCCAGGCGGACATCCTGCGGCCCTGTGGCGCACCTGCCAGCCCTGCCGTTGGTCCGTGGGTGCGCGCCTGGGGCGTCGCGTCGGCGTATAAGAACACCGGTCTCGGTGGTGGCATTCCTGACTCGGCGGGTGCGGTAGTTGAATTGTGCCCTGACTGCCGCGTGCGCGTGCGGGCCGGAGCAGCGGAGATCGGGCAGGGGGTCGTCGGCGTCGTCGCACAGATCGCAGCAGAAGAACTTGGGGTCGAATACGAACAAGTCGATGTGCTGCTGGCAGACACTGCTTTGACCCCCGATGGAGGGGCCACCACCGCATCCAGACAGACCTTTATCACCGGTAATGCCGTCCGGCTGGCCGCAGGACAGGTGCGCCACTCTTTGCTCAGCGCGGCGTCCGAGGAGCTGCAGGTACCTCCCGACTCGATCATCCTCAGAAATGGACGAGTGACAGCAGGTGACAGATCAATCTCGCTCGCCAGCGCTATCAACCTGGCGATCAACGAGGGCCGGACTCTAACAGCTCAAGCTATCTACACGGCTCCTCCGACGGTACGCTTGGGAGAGCCTGGAGATGCCCACATCGCCTTCAGTTTTGCCACGCAGGCCGCCCAGGTCGAGGTCAATACCGAGACCGGCGAGGTCAAAGTACTGCGCATCGTGGCTGCCCACGACATTGGCCGGGTCATCAACCCACTAGCGCTCAGTGGTCAGATCGAAGGCGGAGTGATGATGAGTCTGAGTCTGGCTCTGTTCGAAGAGTTCAAACAGGTCGGGGGTATTCCGCAGGCCACTACTCTGGCCAAGTACCACCTGGCCAAAGCAGCGGACAAGCCGGAGATCACTGTGCTGTTCGTCGAGGAACCAGTGAGCACCGGACCCTACGGGGCCAAGGGCGTTGGCGAGATCACGCTCATTCCCACCGCTGCAGCAATCACCAATGCCATTTTCAATGCCACTGGCGGGCGCATCTATTCGCTGCCCGCCACGCCGCAGCGTGTCCTCGAAACCCTTCGCCGTTAG
- the pucD gene encoding putative xanthine dehydrogenase subunit D: protein MAESIGKPLPRNDVLDKVTGHLKYPGDLNMPGQAYAKMLWSEHPHARIRIDTSAAEAYPGVLAVFTGKDVPHNEFGLVFADQPVFSYDLVRSVGDPIAMVVAETEELAGQARELIKVNYEDLPLVTDPREAMKPGAPLIHDRESNILQSYHIRHGDIKAGFAHADVIIEDDYFTPLTEHAFLQPEAGVGYIDEEGNVTVRSAGQWAHDDVHQIAHALDLPQDKIRVIYTPVGGAFGGREDLSVQLVLCLAAWKLNRPVKLVWNREESIRGHHKRHSFYIHHKVGATRDGKLTAMEVELIADCGAYASSSTAVLANAVLLATGPYQVPNVHVDGHVVYTNNLRTGAMRGFGAPQAIFAAELQMSKLAAALDMDPSVLRMKNVLTEGSLLPTGSVVPAGVGIRETLAEVTEAAGWSDHGPQRPRPSSPSKSLGVGLACGWKNVGYSFGFAEHATCIVELTGTDHIEQATIKIGASEVGQGVNTILAQVAAEALGIPYDAVVMHELDTAVVPNAGSASASRHSFMSGNAVKGACERALQAWKAGQRPCTINYTYHGPKTTPFDPVTGACEPNFSYGYASQVANVEVDMETGEVALTSVVAAHDTGKTLNPQTTEGQVDGGVVMAQGWALIEDFVQLEGLIKTRRLSEYLIPTSMDVPQHITSQLLEITDPLGPYGARGVGEMTMMLLAPAILDAIHDATGLWFNKIPVKAEDVLLALKARSGARV from the coding sequence ATGGCTGAGAGTATTGGCAAGCCGCTACCGCGCAATGACGTTCTCGACAAGGTCACCGGCCACCTGAAGTATCCTGGCGATCTCAACATGCCCGGACAGGCCTACGCCAAGATGCTGTGGAGCGAGCACCCACACGCGCGCATTCGCATTGACACCAGCGCTGCTGAAGCGTATCCGGGCGTTCTTGCCGTTTTCACCGGCAAGGATGTCCCACATAACGAGTTTGGGTTGGTCTTTGCCGATCAACCGGTGTTCAGCTATGACCTCGTGCGCTCTGTTGGCGACCCCATCGCCATGGTTGTCGCCGAAACCGAAGAGCTGGCCGGCCAGGCCAGAGAGCTGATCAAGGTCAACTATGAGGACCTCCCCCTCGTCACTGACCCTCGCGAGGCAATGAAACCAGGAGCACCGCTGATCCACGACCGCGAGAGCAATATCCTCCAATCTTACCATATCCGCCATGGTGATATCAAGGCGGGATTTGCCCATGCTGACGTGATCATCGAGGACGACTACTTCACCCCCCTTACTGAGCACGCGTTTCTTCAGCCCGAAGCAGGTGTTGGCTATATTGATGAAGAGGGCAACGTAACTGTGCGTTCTGCGGGGCAATGGGCGCACGATGACGTACATCAGATTGCGCATGCCCTCGATTTGCCGCAAGACAAGATCCGTGTCATCTACACCCCCGTTGGTGGAGCCTTTGGCGGCCGCGAAGACCTGTCAGTGCAGCTCGTCCTCTGCCTGGCTGCCTGGAAGCTCAATCGTCCGGTCAAGCTCGTCTGGAACCGTGAAGAGTCTATCCGCGGTCATCACAAGAGACATTCCTTCTACATACACCACAAAGTCGGGGCTACCAGGGATGGCAAGCTCACCGCTATGGAAGTAGAGCTCATCGCCGACTGTGGCGCATACGCCTCCTCATCGACGGCCGTCCTGGCTAACGCGGTGCTCCTGGCTACAGGACCTTACCAGGTTCCCAACGTCCATGTGGATGGCCACGTGGTCTACACCAACAACCTCCGCACCGGGGCCATGCGCGGTTTTGGAGCACCGCAGGCCATCTTTGCCGCAGAGCTGCAGATGTCCAAGCTCGCTGCCGCGCTGGATATGGACCCGTCTGTGCTGCGGATGAAGAATGTGCTCACCGAAGGCTCGCTGCTACCGACAGGATCTGTCGTGCCTGCCGGCGTTGGCATCCGCGAGACCCTGGCAGAGGTCACAGAAGCCGCCGGCTGGTCAGACCACGGACCTCAGAGGCCGCGACCATCATCCCCGAGCAAGTCCCTCGGCGTTGGGTTAGCCTGTGGATGGAAGAACGTCGGCTACAGTTTTGGTTTTGCCGAACATGCCACTTGTATTGTCGAGCTGACAGGTACAGACCACATCGAACAAGCCACCATCAAGATCGGGGCCTCTGAGGTGGGCCAGGGGGTCAATACCATCCTGGCTCAGGTTGCAGCCGAGGCCCTGGGCATACCCTATGATGCAGTCGTAATGCATGAGCTGGACACGGCGGTCGTGCCCAATGCCGGTAGTGCGTCTGCCTCGCGGCACTCTTTCATGTCCGGCAACGCAGTCAAGGGAGCCTGCGAACGTGCTCTCCAGGCCTGGAAAGCGGGCCAACGGCCCTGCACCATCAACTACACCTACCACGGTCCCAAGACAACACCTTTTGACCCGGTCACAGGCGCCTGCGAGCCCAACTTTAGCTATGGCTATGCCAGCCAGGTGGCGAACGTCGAGGTCGATATGGAGACTGGTGAGGTGGCGCTCACGAGTGTGGTCGCTGCCCACGACACAGGCAAGACCCTGAACCCTCAGACAACGGAAGGCCAGGTCGATGGCGGTGTGGTCATGGCCCAGGGCTGGGCCTTGATCGAGGACTTTGTTCAGCTAGAGGGCTTGATCAAGACACGCCGCCTCTCGGAGTACTTGATTCCGACGTCGATGGACGTTCCGCAGCACATCACCTCGCAGTTGCTTGAGATCACCGATCCTCTGGGACCATATGGTGCCCGCGGCGTAGGTGAAATGACCATGATGCTACTCGCTCCGGCCATCCTCGACGCCATTCACGATGCCACCGGGCTGTGGTTCAACAAGATTCCTGTCAAGGCCGAAGATGTTCTTCTGGCTCTCAAGGCCCGTTCAGGTGCCAGGGTCTAG
- the rpsU gene encoding 30S ribosomal protein S21, translating into MTQVIIDKEEAFESALRRFNKKVQQDRVLSEVRRRRFYEKPSVLRKKKEAAKRRKSRKQTMKHQYD; encoded by the coding sequence TTGACGCAGGTCATCATCGACAAGGAAGAAGCCTTTGAGAGCGCGCTGCGGCGATTCAACAAGAAGGTGCAGCAAGACCGCGTGCTGTCAGAGGTCCGTCGTCGGCGCTTTTACGAGAAGCCGAGCGTTCTACGCAAGAAGAAGGAAGCTGCAAAGCGGCGCAAGAGCCGCAAGCAGACGATGAAGCATCAGTACGACTAG
- the ybeY gene encoding Endoribonuclease YbeY: MRAALKSSKVEGVVGLTVVITSDARIRELNRSYRGIDAPTDVLSFGSAAGEARLPGADDSYLGDVVISYARASEQAAAFGHSVEEEIALLVVHGVLHLLGHDHEQADDRQRMWSVQDQALEMLGIQWRP; encoded by the coding sequence GTGCGGGCCGCGCTAAAGAGCAGCAAGGTAGAGGGAGTGGTCGGCCTCACGGTAGTGATCACCAGTGACGCCCGAATTCGGGAACTGAATCGGTCCTATCGCGGTATCGATGCACCAACGGACGTGCTGTCGTTTGGCAGCGCGGCTGGTGAGGCGCGGCTACCGGGCGCCGATGACTCCTACCTGGGCGATGTGGTCATCTCTTACGCTCGTGCCAGTGAACAGGCTGCTGCGTTTGGACACAGCGTGGAGGAAGAGATCGCGCTGCTGGTCGTTCACGGTGTCCTGCATCTGCTGGGTCATGACCATGAGCAAGCGGACGACAGGCAGCGCATGTGGAGTGTTCAGGATCAGGCGCTGGAGATGCTTGGCATTCAGTGGCGTCCGTAG
- a CDS encoding PA14 domain protein: MSARRNWTFCRLGATVLLVLALLAIVPPVHPKADDARPWHAEFFNNINLAGTPARVRDDAAINFDWKNDKPDDGVQNDYFSVRWTANMFFEGGSYSFKAYTDDGVRVWVDGNLIIDHWVNQPATLTEKIANVATGVRSVRVEYYDHIGNAVAMVWWDRLSEATTTTAWRAEYYNNPWLVAPPVLIRDESTINNNWGTSAPAPGVGADNFSVRWSGTFGFNTAGTYTFTATVDDGIRVFFDGATLIDQWHDQSVTTYSVAKQVTQGAHAIIVEYYEGTGTASVSFSWAGAGQTSPGGSVTPSPAPTAAASSEVIVDDKSSGFQKGGPVSSWYEQAVGYLSHTFWTYSSDSMVYNYAKWVPNLPQSGNYEVLVFVPKSHADTKSARYQIRHNGVDSFKTIDQSLYFDKWVSLGTYFFPAGSGGYVYLSDVTGEAYASRKLGFDAVKWVLKGGATPAPTMVPTAAPTAVPTAKPTSTTVPPTPTTPPPTAVPPTPVPTPTLPTCAITPVLGFGNLWSSNASLRTRLGCPVEVEKSAWSAEQACLNGYMFWRQDLGLIYTLYNDGKWQSFVDSWTEGQTEWDVSIIPPAGFFQPKRGFGKVWREQYVQPGILVRDRLSWATHEERGLSMSWQAYTGGLMFWTSTSGTFVLYYDNNTWQKF, translated from the coding sequence ATGTCTGCGAGAAGAAACTGGACCTTTTGCCGTCTTGGTGCAACCGTTCTGCTCGTTCTGGCCCTGCTGGCCATCGTTCCACCCGTTCATCCCAAGGCCGACGATGCCCGCCCCTGGCATGCCGAATTCTTCAACAACATCAATCTCGCCGGCACCCCCGCTCGCGTTCGCGACGATGCCGCCATCAATTTCGACTGGAAGAATGACAAGCCAGACGATGGTGTTCAGAACGACTACTTCTCAGTCCGCTGGACGGCCAATATGTTCTTTGAAGGCGGCTCCTACTCCTTCAAGGCCTATACGGACGACGGCGTGCGCGTCTGGGTCGATGGCAATCTGATCATTGACCATTGGGTCAACCAGCCCGCCACACTCACTGAGAAGATCGCCAACGTCGCCACCGGCGTGCGCAGCGTCCGTGTCGAGTACTATGACCACATCGGCAACGCCGTGGCCATGGTATGGTGGGATCGCCTGTCCGAGGCAACGACTACCACTGCCTGGCGGGCTGAGTACTACAACAACCCCTGGCTCGTAGCTCCCCCGGTGCTTATTCGCGACGAGAGCACCATCAACAACAACTGGGGTACCTCAGCTCCTGCTCCAGGTGTCGGTGCGGACAATTTCTCCGTCCGCTGGTCGGGCACATTTGGTTTCAACACCGCTGGTACATACACCTTCACGGCAACCGTCGATGATGGCATCAGGGTATTCTTCGATGGGGCGACACTCATTGACCAGTGGCACGATCAGTCGGTCACGACTTATTCGGTAGCCAAGCAGGTCACGCAGGGTGCGCACGCCATCATCGTCGAGTACTATGAAGGAACGGGCACTGCTTCTGTGTCCTTCTCGTGGGCCGGCGCCGGCCAGACCAGCCCCGGGGGCTCCGTGACGCCTTCTCCCGCACCCACTGCGGCAGCATCCTCTGAGGTCATCGTCGATGACAAGAGTAGCGGCTTCCAGAAGGGTGGCCCTGTCAGTAGTTGGTACGAGCAAGCAGTGGGTTACCTGTCACACACCTTCTGGACTTATAGCAGCGACAGCATGGTGTACAACTATGCCAAGTGGGTACCGAACCTGCCTCAGAGTGGCAACTATGAGGTGCTGGTCTTTGTACCCAAGAGCCATGCTGACACCAAAAGTGCCAGGTACCAGATCCGTCACAACGGCGTGGACAGTTTCAAGACCATCGACCAGTCTCTGTACTTTGACAAGTGGGTCTCTCTGGGTACCTATTTCTTCCCTGCCGGCTCTGGTGGATATGTCTATTTGAGCGATGTCACCGGCGAGGCATACGCATCGCGCAAACTCGGGTTCGATGCCGTCAAGTGGGTCCTCAAGGGCGGCGCAACCCCTGCACCGACTATGGTGCCAACCGCAGCGCCGACGGCGGTTCCGACGGCCAAACCAACGTCGACCACTGTCCCGCCCACACCTACGACTCCGCCGCCCACAGCAGTACCGCCAACTCCTGTCCCCACACCGACGCTGCCCACCTGCGCAATCACTCCGGTGCTTGGCTTTGGCAATCTCTGGTCAAGCAACGCCAGTCTCCGCACCAGGCTCGGCTGTCCGGTGGAGGTTGAGAAGAGCGCCTGGAGTGCCGAGCAGGCCTGCCTCAACGGCTATATGTTCTGGCGCCAGGATCTGGGCCTGATTTACACCCTCTACAATGACGGCAAGTGGCAGAGCTTTGTGGATAGCTGGACAGAGGGCCAGACTGAGTGGGATGTCAGCATCATACCTCCTGCTGGCTTCTTCCAGCCCAAGCGCGGCTTTGGCAAAGTCTGGCGTGAGCAGTACGTGCAGCCCGGCATTCTCGTTCGCGACCGGCTTAGCTGGGCCACCCATGAAGAGAGAGGCCTTTCGATGTCCTGGCAGGCTTACACAGGAGGCCTCATGTTCTGGACCAGCACCAGCGGCACCTTTGTGTTGTACTACGACAACAACACCTGGCAAAAGTTCTAA
- the lexA gene encoding LexA repressor codes for MDLSPKQQKILDCIRESIQEKGRPPTIREIGDVVKISSTSVVNYNLNILQEKGFIQRDRDVSRGVKLVEPVSLAPTESAASEIIRVPLIGRIVAGEPVPIPETLAALSVEDTIALTRDIVEENGPMYALEVKGDSMIDALIHDGDIVIMKRQSDVNNGDLVAAWLKNEKETTLKRFYRESSDLVRLQPANPTIQPIYVHASNLDIQGKVIAIVRQL; via the coding sequence ATGGACCTCTCGCCCAAACAGCAGAAGATACTGGATTGCATCCGCGAGTCGATTCAGGAGAAGGGACGTCCGCCGACCATCCGCGAAATCGGCGATGTCGTCAAGATCTCTTCTACCTCCGTGGTGAACTATAACCTCAACATCCTCCAGGAGAAGGGATTCATCCAACGAGACCGGGATGTATCTCGGGGCGTCAAGCTGGTCGAGCCGGTCTCCCTTGCCCCGACAGAGTCTGCGGCGTCGGAGATTATTCGTGTGCCCCTGATCGGAAGAATCGTGGCGGGCGAACCAGTACCGATTCCGGAGACTCTGGCAGCGCTCAGCGTGGAAGATACGATCGCGCTCACGCGAGACATCGTGGAGGAGAACGGACCGATGTATGCCCTTGAGGTAAAGGGCGATTCGATGATTGATGCCCTGATCCACGACGGTGACATCGTGATCATGAAACGGCAATCGGATGTGAACAATGGCGACCTGGTGGCGGCCTGGTTGAAGAATGAGAAGGAGACCACCCTGAAGCGGTTCTACCGGGAGAGCAGCGACCTGGTGCGTCTGCAGCCGGCAAACCCAACCATCCAGCCGATATACGTCCACGCGTCCAACCTCGACATTCAGGGCAAGGTCATCGCAATCGTGCGTCAGCTCTAG